A part of Longimicrobiales bacterium genomic DNA contains:
- a CDS encoding acyl-CoA carboxylase subunit beta, whose product MSIHEKLETLAELSAQAELGGGVARIEAQHARGKLSARERLDLLLDEGSFVELDRFVTHRSTDFGLADQKVLGDGVVTGYGTVHGRLVYAYSQDFTVFGGSLSEAHAEKIVKLQDMALKNGAPIIGLNDSGGARIQEGVASLGGYADIFLRNTMASGVIPQISVILGPCAGGAVYSPAITDFVYMVRGTSFMFVTGPNVVKTVTHEDIDMEGLGGADVHASKSGVAHFACDSEPECLASVRDLIRFLPQNNRDLAPDAGCEDPYDRRDEKLLEVVPDNPNHPYDMREVIGHVVDEGDFYEVHERFAGNLLVGFAHLGGHAVGIVANQPAALAGVLDIDASVKGSRFVRFCDAFNIPLVVLEDVPGFLPGVAQEHGGIIRHGAKLLYAFAEATVPKLTVITRKAYGGAYDVMNSKHIRGDVNLAWPQAEIAVMGPKGAVEVLFRKEIADSEDPQAATEARIEEYREKFAHPYVAAARGYVDDVIDPRDTRPRLISALDMLRNKRDENPARKHGNIPL is encoded by the coding sequence ATGTCGATTCACGAAAAATTAGAGACCCTCGCAGAGCTTTCGGCGCAGGCTGAACTGGGTGGTGGGGTGGCGCGAATCGAGGCGCAACACGCCCGCGGCAAGCTTTCGGCTCGAGAACGCCTCGACCTACTACTGGACGAGGGATCATTCGTAGAGCTCGATCGGTTCGTGACGCACCGGTCGACCGATTTCGGGCTGGCCGATCAGAAGGTACTCGGAGACGGGGTCGTCACTGGATACGGGACGGTCCACGGCCGCCTCGTGTATGCGTACAGCCAGGACTTCACAGTATTCGGAGGCTCTCTGTCTGAGGCGCACGCTGAAAAGATCGTGAAGCTTCAGGACATGGCCCTCAAGAACGGGGCGCCCATCATTGGGCTCAACGACTCGGGGGGCGCTCGAATTCAAGAAGGTGTGGCCAGCCTCGGGGGCTATGCCGACATCTTCTTGCGGAACACCATGGCATCCGGGGTCATTCCCCAGATCAGCGTGATCCTCGGGCCGTGTGCGGGTGGGGCGGTCTACTCCCCCGCAATCACTGACTTCGTGTACATGGTCCGCGGGACCAGCTTCATGTTCGTGACCGGCCCGAATGTTGTTAAGACAGTGACCCACGAGGACATCGACATGGAAGGGCTTGGGGGAGCAGACGTCCATGCCTCGAAGTCGGGCGTGGCACACTTCGCCTGTGACTCGGAGCCCGAGTGCCTGGCCTCGGTTCGTGACCTGATCCGCTTTCTCCCACAGAACAACCGAGACCTCGCACCGGATGCGGGCTGCGAAGATCCGTACGACAGACGAGATGAAAAATTGCTCGAAGTTGTTCCGGATAACCCCAATCATCCCTATGACATGCGAGAAGTGATAGGGCATGTCGTAGACGAGGGTGACTTCTACGAAGTGCACGAACGGTTCGCCGGGAATCTGCTCGTTGGCTTTGCGCACCTCGGTGGACACGCGGTGGGCATTGTTGCGAATCAGCCCGCTGCACTGGCCGGTGTGCTCGACATCGATGCGTCCGTAAAGGGCTCTCGCTTTGTCCGTTTCTGCGACGCGTTCAACATCCCGCTGGTGGTACTCGAAGATGTACCGGGCTTTCTGCCTGGGGTCGCCCAAGAGCACGGTGGCATCATCCGGCATGGGGCGAAGCTCTTGTACGCGTTCGCCGAGGCAACGGTGCCGAAGCTCACGGTGATCACTCGGAAGGCGTACGGTGGAGCCTACGATGTCATGAACTCTAAGCACATCCGGGGCGACGTGAATCTAGCTTGGCCTCAGGCTGAGATCGCGGTGATGGGTCCCAAGGGTGCCGTCGAGGTTCTTTTCAGGAAGGAGATCGCCGACTCAGAAGACCCCCAGGCGGCAACGGAGGCCAGAATCGAAGAGTACCGCGAGAAGTTTGCCCACCCCTATGTGGCGGCTGCCCGTGGCTACGTCGATGACGTGATCGACCCGCGGGATACGCGTCCGCGCCTCATCTCCGCGCTTGATATGCTCCGGAACAAGCGAGATGAAAATCCGGCCAGGAAGCACGGAAACATCCCGCTTTAG
- the rnz gene encoding ribonuclease Z yields MIRLTFLGTAAARPTVGRNVSGIAVQREGDLFLFDCGEGTQRQMMRYQSGFGVLAIFVTHTHADHVLGITGLLRTMALQGREDALTIYGPRGSTRTLDAIVRLGEDRIGFPVEIIECRAGEGHRADEYRIVAFDVQHGTSAVGWALVEDDRLGRFDIGLAREMGIPEGPMFGQLHRGEDVEVDGRVIQASEFVGEARPGRTVVYSGDTRPCAQTVESARSADVLVHEATFGAEEEERARHTGHSTASDAAKVALEAGAGELLLTHLSARYSDDTRGLEEEARSIFPSTRIARDGMSVEVPLRSGDMAEPAEPSS; encoded by the coding sequence ATGATTCGCCTCACCTTTCTCGGAACCGCTGCCGCTCGACCTACGGTCGGGCGTAATGTCAGCGGCATTGCAGTTCAGCGAGAGGGAGACCTCTTCCTGTTTGATTGTGGGGAAGGGACCCAGCGCCAGATGATGCGCTACCAGAGCGGCTTCGGTGTCCTAGCGATCTTCGTGACCCATACGCATGCAGATCACGTGCTGGGAATCACCGGGCTCCTCCGCACGATGGCGCTACAGGGGCGTGAAGACGCATTAACGATTTACGGACCCAGGGGGTCGACTAGGACGCTCGACGCGATCGTTCGGCTGGGCGAGGACCGGATTGGGTTCCCAGTCGAAATCATTGAATGCCGCGCGGGAGAAGGACACCGGGCCGACGAGTATCGAATCGTCGCCTTCGATGTCCAACACGGCACATCGGCTGTGGGCTGGGCTCTTGTCGAGGACGATCGGCTCGGACGCTTCGATATCGGCCTTGCCCGGGAGATGGGAATCCCCGAAGGGCCGATGTTCGGACAACTCCACCGTGGAGAGGACGTCGAGGTCGATGGACGAGTGATTCAAGCCTCGGAGTTTGTGGGCGAGGCTCGACCGGGTCGAACCGTCGTGTACTCCGGAGACACACGTCCATGCGCCCAGACGGTGGAGAGCGCTCGGTCTGCCGATGTACTGGTCCACGAGGCCACGTTCGGCGCAGAGGAAGAGGAGAGGGCCAGACACACGGGCCACAGCACGGCTTCTGATGCCGCCAAGGTCGCTCTCGAAGCGGGCGCAGGAGAACTTCTGCTCACCCACCTGTCGGCTCGGTATTCGGACGATACGCGGGGCCTAGAGGAAGAGGCACGTTCCATCTTCCCCTCGACCCGAATCGCCCGAGACGGGATGAGCGTCGAGGTGCCACTGCGGTCAGGCGACATGGCGGAGCCCGCCGAGCCTTCGTCCTGA
- a CDS encoding 30S ribosomal protein S1: MTDIENPTPEAESAVVDAGTDAENDDLAEGEEVIIDALTGEVTTITAEEAAAEEAAEQAAIAVALMDIPEGISPELFYDPYGEEVLSTSKADFEALLEQFSGSFQAFKEGEIVNATVLRVTDTSVILEFGFKSEGAIALDEFKDVPVEGEEVEVLLESLEDDDGVVVLSKKKADFLRVWEKIREAHEADRPVKGTLVRKIKGGVTVDLMGVDAFLPGSQIALRRVPNIEDLIGEVYKFKIIKLNKRRRNIVVSRRVILEAERETKRETLVKELLVGQVREGMVKNITDFGAFIDLGGLDGLLHITDMSWGRVGHPSEVVDIGSKIDVKVLDIDWNRERISLGLKQLLPYPWTDIDKKYPVGSRVGGRVVSITNYGAFVELEKGVEGLVHISEMSWTRNVRHPSKVVSIGEHIEAVVLKVDPNDEKISLGMKQIEEDPWLALPVKYPTGTKLGGTVRNLTSFGAFVEIEPGIDGLVHVSDMSWTKRVEHPSEVVQKGAELEIMVLDVDAENKRISLGIKQLTDDPWPTISERLAPGVELDATVARVQEKGVVMNLGDDIEGFAPISHTGVDVDNPERLEEHYGAGDTVSLRIIESDAANRRIVLEVTEVPERKSQEEIEAGRIAAAEALAAAAAVASAAEADDDDAFVKPRATSKPATAAAEGGAPESAATAAAEVEAEAATDGEDAPEEEAPAVEAEAEEAPAADAEEATEAASGDDAKKED, translated from the coding sequence ATGACTGATATCGAGAATCCCACCCCCGAGGCCGAGTCCGCAGTGGTGGACGCTGGCACCGACGCTGAGAACGATGACCTTGCCGAAGGCGAGGAAGTGATCATCGATGCGCTGACCGGCGAAGTCACGACCATCACCGCTGAAGAAGCTGCAGCAGAGGAAGCCGCAGAGCAGGCAGCTATAGCGGTCGCCCTCATGGACATCCCAGAAGGGATTTCCCCGGAGCTTTTCTACGATCCATATGGAGAGGAAGTTCTCTCCACCTCGAAGGCCGACTTCGAAGCGCTGCTCGAGCAGTTCAGCGGCAGTTTCCAAGCCTTTAAGGAAGGAGAGATCGTCAACGCCACCGTCCTCAGGGTTACCGACACGTCGGTAATCCTTGAGTTCGGCTTCAAGAGTGAGGGTGCAATCGCCCTCGACGAGTTCAAGGACGTCCCCGTCGAAGGCGAGGAAGTCGAAGTTCTCCTCGAGAGCCTTGAAGACGACGACGGCGTTGTTGTGCTGTCCAAGAAGAAGGCCGACTTCCTCCGCGTCTGGGAGAAGATCCGGGAGGCCCACGAGGCCGATCGTCCGGTCAAGGGAACGCTGGTCCGAAAAATCAAGGGTGGTGTCACCGTCGATCTCATGGGCGTGGACGCCTTCCTTCCGGGGTCGCAGATCGCGCTCCGTCGCGTGCCGAACATCGAAGACCTCATTGGCGAGGTCTACAAGTTCAAGATCATCAAGCTCAACAAGCGTCGCCGGAACATTGTTGTTTCGCGTCGCGTGATTCTCGAGGCCGAGCGCGAGACGAAGCGCGAGACCCTCGTGAAAGAGCTCTTGGTTGGTCAGGTCCGCGAAGGTATGGTCAAGAACATCACTGACTTCGGCGCCTTCATCGATCTGGGCGGTCTCGACGGACTGCTCCACATCACGGACATGTCATGGGGTCGCGTCGGACATCCGTCCGAAGTCGTGGATATCGGCTCCAAGATCGACGTGAAAGTTCTCGACATCGATTGGAACCGCGAGCGCATATCGCTCGGACTCAAGCAGCTCCTTCCGTACCCGTGGACCGATATCGACAAGAAGTATCCGGTCGGTTCGCGTGTCGGGGGCCGTGTCGTCTCGATTACGAACTACGGTGCCTTCGTCGAGCTTGAGAAGGGCGTCGAGGGTCTGGTCCACATCTCTGAGATGTCCTGGACCCGTAACGTGCGGCACCCCTCGAAGGTCGTTTCGATTGGAGAGCACATCGAGGCTGTGGTGCTCAAGGTCGATCCGAACGACGAGAAGATTTCGCTCGGTATGAAGCAGATCGAGGAAGATCCGTGGCTGGCACTGCCGGTGAAGTACCCGACGGGTACGAAGCTCGGCGGTACGGTGCGGAACCTGACCTCCTTCGGCGCCTTCGTGGAGATCGAGCCTGGCATCGACGGACTCGTCCACGTTTCGGACATGAGCTGGACCAAGCGTGTCGAGCATCCGTCCGAAGTGGTTCAGAAGGGTGCAGAGCTCGAAATCATGGTTCTCGACGTGGATGCCGAGAACAAGCGGATCAGCCTGGGCATCAAGCAGCTTACGGATGATCCGTGGCCAACCATCTCTGAGCGACTGGCTCCGGGGGTCGAACTCGATGCCACAGTGGCCCGCGTGCAGGAGAAGGGTGTGGTCATGAATCTCGGCGACGATATTGAAGGCTTCGCCCCGATATCACACACCGGGGTCGATGTCGATAACCCAGAGCGTCTTGAGGAGCACTATGGCGCGGGAGACACGGTCTCCCTCCGAATTATCGAGTCGGATGCGGCGAATCGCCGTATCGTGCTCGAAGTAACGGAAGTGCCGGAGCGGAAGTCTCAGGAAGAGATCGAAGCAGGCCGGATCGCAGCAGCTGAGGCCCTAGCAGCGGCAGCGGCGGTAGCATCAGCAGCTGAGGCCGACGACGACGACGCGTTCGTGAAGCCACGTGCCACGAGCAAGCCTGCGACGGCGGCAGCGGAGGGCGGTGCACCTGAGTCAGCAGCAACAGCTGCTGCTGAGGTTGAAGCCGAGGCTGCCACCGATGGTGAGGATGCTCCTGAGGAGGAGGCGCCAGCCGTCGAAGCTGAAGCTGAAGAAGCACCTGCGGCCGATGCTGAGGAGGCCACAGAGGCTGCGTCTGGTGATGACGCCAAAAAGGAGGACTAG
- a CDS encoding ABC transporter substrate-binding protein has product MRGQFRSARTRYAFGRFFCLLGCVAWTLTSACQTVGSGTREAESTDARLGPGLDVPVVVSPGPISAVEQRVAEELFAEAQLSFDAGRFSEVFRIAEDLIERFPASDVSGAALEMSARAHLENRDFPAADVAAGQYAGLLPAGDRRGPGARLLQARANSEDHGARLDRLLRIDEAANPSQMEESVAMVRMATDSLELAEIQSVVDGVSVRGPLTPIAEARLSVGFLEMDRTESATIYAQRSIDDGVAGEELLWARGVLAGELPAGRGRTTSFRIGVVLPMGGPPALAEFSMLLTEGIEVAAATALGDDYQVELIVRDDQGDPELTAQAVQELEAEGVQGIIGMLQDGDLLLAGDVRNYDVTLVSPTARSADRAGQGAYSLEGANIEAAASLAYYAVSRAFQRIAIVHPQTPEAEAEADAFERAAASMGMPVVGRFGYQAGATFFEPQIQAAQDALRRDEITALGLTEDDTLHVEELQPTAIFLPVPLEDIDFLAPQVTHFGLDTLAIEILGTSAWTDPQTLQVVDTRHTTGVVATAAVGAGVGSAGDFRFRQAYEKYFQRSLVGSTASIGYDALLLLLEALRPGRVSPEQVQASFGSLEAIEGATGIFSVIDGRVVRGTEVVRIQNRALTPLELRPAPEDTLGSQDEAANNRREDQGRR; this is encoded by the coding sequence GTGAGGGGTCAGTTCAGGAGCGCCCGGACGCGATATGCGTTCGGGCGTTTCTTTTGCCTTCTTGGGTGTGTCGCGTGGACACTCACCTCGGCCTGCCAGACGGTCGGGAGTGGGACTCGAGAGGCTGAATCGACGGATGCTCGGCTTGGCCCTGGACTAGACGTACCCGTCGTCGTGTCTCCGGGGCCGATCAGTGCGGTTGAGCAGCGTGTGGCAGAAGAATTGTTTGCGGAGGCTCAGCTTTCGTTTGACGCTGGACGCTTCTCTGAAGTATTCCGGATTGCCGAGGACCTTATTGAGCGTTTCCCGGCGTCTGACGTGTCGGGTGCGGCACTTGAGATGTCGGCACGGGCGCACCTGGAGAACCGTGATTTTCCCGCAGCGGATGTCGCGGCGGGGCAGTACGCCGGACTGCTGCCAGCCGGAGATCGGCGTGGGCCCGGCGCGCGGCTTCTGCAGGCGCGTGCGAACTCCGAGGATCACGGTGCCCGCCTAGACCGGCTGTTGCGAATCGACGAAGCGGCTAATCCGTCCCAGATGGAGGAGTCCGTGGCCATGGTACGAATGGCAACGGACTCGCTCGAGTTAGCTGAAATCCAGAGCGTTGTGGACGGAGTCTCAGTCCGTGGACCGCTGACGCCGATAGCCGAGGCCCGGCTGTCGGTCGGCTTCCTTGAGATGGATCGGACGGAATCAGCCACCATTTACGCCCAGCGATCGATCGATGACGGCGTAGCCGGTGAGGAGTTGCTCTGGGCTCGGGGCGTACTCGCGGGCGAACTGCCTGCAGGTAGGGGCCGGACGACCAGCTTCCGGATCGGCGTAGTTCTACCAATGGGAGGCCCTCCAGCGCTCGCGGAATTCTCGATGCTCCTTACGGAGGGGATCGAGGTCGCAGCTGCGACTGCGCTTGGGGATGACTACCAGGTCGAGTTGATCGTTCGTGACGACCAAGGGGATCCTGAGCTGACGGCGCAGGCCGTACAGGAACTCGAAGCGGAGGGCGTCCAGGGTATCATAGGCATGCTGCAGGACGGCGATCTGCTTTTGGCGGGCGATGTGAGGAACTACGATGTCACCTTGGTTTCGCCGACCGCTCGAAGCGCTGACAGGGCGGGACAGGGTGCCTACTCACTAGAGGGTGCGAATATCGAGGCGGCGGCGTCCCTGGCCTACTATGCCGTATCGAGAGCGTTCCAGCGTATCGCGATCGTGCATCCGCAGACGCCCGAAGCCGAGGCGGAGGCCGATGCGTTCGAAAGGGCTGCTGCGTCGATGGGCATGCCTGTCGTCGGGCGCTTCGGCTATCAGGCCGGAGCCACCTTCTTTGAGCCGCAGATTCAAGCTGCCCAGGACGCTCTGCGTCGGGATGAGATTACTGCGCTTGGTCTTACCGAAGACGACACGCTGCATGTGGAGGAGCTTCAGCCGACCGCGATTTTCCTTCCGGTTCCCCTGGAAGACATCGATTTTCTGGCTCCCCAGGTGACTCATTTTGGACTCGACACGCTCGCGATCGAGATCCTTGGAACTTCCGCTTGGACTGATCCCCAGACGCTCCAGGTCGTGGATACGCGCCATACGACAGGAGTGGTCGCGACCGCCGCAGTCGGCGCCGGGGTTGGCTCCGCCGGTGACTTTCGTTTTCGGCAGGCGTACGAGAAGTACTTCCAGCGCAGTCTGGTCGGATCGACAGCGTCGATCGGGTACGACGCCCTGTTACTGCTGCTGGAGGCCCTGCGGCCGGGGCGGGTGTCCCCGGAGCAAGTCCAAGCCTCGTTTGGCTCCCTTGAAGCGATTGAGGGCGCGACCGGGATCTTCTCTGTGATCGACGGTCGAGTGGTTAGGGGGACGGAAGTCGTTCGAATCCAGAACCGTGCGCTGACGCCTTTGGAGCTCCGGCCGGCGCCCGAGGATACTTTGGGGAGCCAGGATGAAGCAGCCAATAACCGCCGGGAAGATCAGGGAAGACGCTGA
- the aroA gene encoding 3-phosphoshikimate 1-carboxyvinyltransferase has translation MRVRVPGDKSLSQRSLILAALAEGESHLSGLLYGGDAESTAQALRRLGVDIPVLPEDGSEIRIEGVGLRGLLSPDGLLDLGNSGTGARLLTGVLCGSSLTATLDGDASLQGRPMGRVINPLTAMGASITCVGQPDRLPVRIEGRGPLESIDWPGEVASAQVKSAVLFAGLVGQAFVLFTEPRKSRDHTERLFNEVGVSVLSHVTAGGWRVEMRDPPERIGPLDLRIPGDLSSAAFLLAIGALGTAGPELTVAGVGLNPTRTAFLDVLRRMGAELSIETSDTPGPEPSGDITVRATELRGVTVEEDEVPALIDELPMIAALGAVSTGVTRITGAAELRHKESDRISAMVANIRAIGGDAQELPDGLVVQGTAGPLKGRVRTFSDHRIAMAFGALGSVGQNELEVEHLGLADLSFPGFRETVTRITGSV, from the coding sequence GTGAGAGTGAGAGTCCCCGGCGACAAGTCACTTTCACAGCGGTCGCTCATTTTGGCTGCGTTGGCGGAGGGTGAGAGCCATTTGTCTGGTCTGCTTTACGGGGGAGACGCTGAGTCGACGGCGCAGGCCCTTCGACGTCTCGGCGTCGACATACCCGTATTGCCCGAAGACGGGAGCGAGATACGTATCGAAGGGGTGGGCCTTCGGGGGCTCCTTTCTCCGGACGGTCTGCTCGATCTCGGAAACAGTGGCACTGGAGCGCGTTTGTTGACCGGTGTTCTTTGTGGTTCATCGCTGACTGCGACACTAGACGGAGATGCTTCACTTCAGGGGCGACCGATGGGGCGAGTCATCAATCCCCTCACAGCCATGGGCGCGTCGATCACTTGTGTGGGCCAGCCGGATCGGCTTCCGGTCCGGATCGAGGGTCGCGGACCGCTGGAGTCGATTGACTGGCCCGGCGAAGTCGCAAGCGCACAGGTAAAGAGTGCTGTTCTGTTCGCAGGCTTGGTGGGACAGGCCTTCGTGCTGTTCACCGAACCGCGAAAATCCCGAGATCATACCGAACGTCTCTTCAACGAGGTCGGGGTCTCTGTCCTGTCCCACGTCACCGCGGGCGGCTGGAGGGTCGAAATGCGCGACCCGCCTGAACGGATCGGACCGCTCGACCTGCGGATCCCCGGGGACCTCTCTTCTGCGGCATTCCTGCTTGCGATCGGGGCGCTGGGTACGGCTGGACCGGAGCTGACCGTCGCGGGAGTTGGCCTCAATCCTACGCGAACGGCCTTTCTCGATGTGCTCCGCCGAATGGGCGCCGAACTTTCCATTGAGACGTCGGATACGCCGGGGCCTGAACCCTCAGGTGACATCACAGTCCGTGCGACGGAACTGCGGGGTGTTACGGTCGAAGAGGATGAGGTGCCCGCGCTGATTGACGAGCTGCCAATGATCGCAGCGCTCGGGGCAGTGTCGACCGGAGTCACACGGATTACCGGAGCGGCTGAGCTGCGTCACAAGGAGTCCGATCGAATCTCCGCGATGGTGGCGAACATCCGGGCCATCGGAGGAGACGCGCAGGAACTCCCGGACGGGCTCGTCGTACAGGGCACCGCAGGACCGCTCAAAGGCCGGGTCCGAACGTTCTCGGATCACCGCATTGCGATGGCGTTCGGTGCGCTGGGTTCGGTAGGTCAAAACGAACTTGAGGTCGAGCACCTCGGTCTGGCTGATCTGAGTTTCCCGGGCTTTCGCGAAACAGTAACCCGTATCACTGGAAGCGTATGA
- a CDS encoding acetyl-CoA carboxylase biotin carboxylase subunit produces the protein MIGSVLIANRGEIAVRIARGARECGIRTIAVYSEADRLAAHVLEADEAYCIGPAPSAESYLRGDAIIELALAKGVEAIHPGYGFLAERADFAAAVEAAGLIFIGPTSETIAAMGDKTEARRRMAAAGVPIVPGLTDAVAGPDEAAEAADIIGYPVLLKASAGGGGKGMRVVEAPDDLKRAFEAASREALAAFGDGSVYLERYLARPRHIEIQVLGDAHGNLVHLGERECSIQRRHQKLIEEAPSPVLSEEDRARMGETAVRAAQAVDYRGAGTIEFLYENGEFFFLEMNTRLQVEHTVTELVTGLDLVEWQFRVASGEKLAFAQADVRLSGHAIECRITSEDHIGGFLPSTGTVTHLEVPTGPGVRWDGSVLEGGEVSLYYDPLLAKLIVSAPTRSGAIDRMARALDELVIAGVETCAPFHRRVMDEADFRSGDFTIRYLEEHPDLLEPDCPEDQMVPAAIAAAMLEDEHRRRRAPRMRMNSGSPMSAWRRTGSVGGD, from the coding sequence TTGATCGGCTCCGTCCTTATCGCAAATCGCGGCGAAATCGCCGTCCGAATCGCCCGAGGTGCCCGCGAATGTGGGATCCGGACAATCGCCGTGTATTCCGAGGCCGACCGACTGGCCGCGCATGTGCTTGAGGCCGATGAGGCCTACTGCATTGGCCCCGCGCCATCCGCGGAGAGCTATCTGCGGGGCGACGCGATCATTGAGCTCGCCTTGGCCAAAGGGGTAGAGGCGATCCATCCCGGGTACGGATTCCTTGCCGAGAGGGCCGATTTCGCGGCCGCGGTCGAGGCCGCCGGTCTGATCTTCATCGGACCGACCTCCGAGACGATCGCAGCGATGGGGGACAAGACTGAAGCGCGTCGCCGCATGGCTGCGGCCGGGGTTCCGATCGTGCCTGGCCTCACGGATGCCGTGGCGGGCCCCGACGAGGCGGCCGAAGCTGCCGATATCATCGGGTATCCGGTTCTTTTGAAAGCTTCGGCTGGCGGGGGCGGGAAGGGCATGCGGGTCGTCGAGGCGCCTGACGACCTGAAACGGGCATTCGAGGCTGCGTCGCGCGAGGCACTCGCGGCGTTCGGTGATGGCAGCGTGTACCTGGAACGGTACCTCGCGCGACCGAGGCACATCGAGATCCAAGTACTCGGCGACGCACATGGCAATCTGGTACACTTGGGCGAACGTGAGTGCTCCATTCAACGACGGCATCAGAAGCTCATTGAGGAGGCTCCGTCGCCGGTGCTGTCGGAGGAGGACCGCGCTCGAATGGGTGAAACCGCAGTTCGGGCCGCGCAGGCGGTGGACTACCGGGGCGCCGGGACCATCGAGTTCCTCTATGAGAACGGTGAATTTTTCTTCCTCGAGATGAACACGCGCCTTCAGGTCGAGCACACCGTGACCGAACTTGTGACGGGGCTGGACCTTGTGGAGTGGCAGTTCCGGGTCGCCTCGGGGGAGAAGCTGGCCTTCGCCCAAGCGGACGTTCGGCTCAGCGGACACGCGATCGAGTGCCGAATCACATCGGAGGACCACATCGGCGGCTTTCTCCCCTCGACCGGGACAGTCACGCACCTCGAGGTGCCGACTGGGCCGGGTGTAAGGTGGGATGGAAGCGTGCTCGAAGGTGGAGAGGTCTCGCTATATTACGACCCTCTTCTGGCAAAGTTGATCGTATCAGCGCCCACCCGCAGCGGGGCGATCGACCGCATGGCGCGAGCCCTGGACGAGCTCGTCATTGCGGGTGTTGAGACCTGCGCACCGTTCCATCGCCGCGTCATGGACGAGGCCGATTTCCGATCAGGGGATTTCACTATCCGATACCTCGAAGAACACCCAGACCTGCTCGAACCCGACTGTCCGGAGGATCAAATGGTCCCTGCGGCCATCGCGGCCGCGATGCTCGAAGACGAGCACCGTCGGCGTCGAGCACCTCGAATGAGAATGAACAGTGGATCACCGATGTCCGCGTGGCGCAGGACCGGTAGCGTAGGGGGAGACTGA
- the cmk gene encoding (d)CMP kinase, with the protein MSRTGPIVTLDGPAGSGKSTTAKAVAARLGFRHLDSGALYRALTLALLESEVPESDWDGLSEEEMRALDVSVTPTDSGFDVVVSGRVVHTELRTHEVTSRVAHLASLAPTRACLMTLQRSAGEHGDLVADGRDMGSVVFPGAEVKVYLVADLAERARRRLRDQGVKEPSDDDVTTQSSSIAERDRHDSERKHSPLRMPEGAHLLDTTRLSFAEQVESIVTRVDRLD; encoded by the coding sequence ATGAGTCGCACAGGACCGATCGTCACACTCGATGGCCCGGCGGGGTCAGGGAAGTCCACCACTGCAAAAGCTGTCGCCGCACGTCTCGGGTTTCGACACCTCGATTCCGGGGCGCTTTACAGGGCGCTCACGCTCGCGTTGCTCGAGTCCGAGGTGCCCGAGTCTGACTGGGATGGCCTATCGGAGGAGGAGATGCGGGCACTCGACGTGTCGGTTACCCCCACTGATTCAGGGTTCGACGTCGTTGTGAGTGGCCGCGTCGTACATACCGAGCTTCGGACTCATGAGGTCACATCGCGGGTGGCGCACCTCGCCAGCCTGGCGCCGACACGGGCCTGCCTGATGACGCTGCAACGCAGCGCTGGTGAGCACGGAGACCTGGTCGCCGATGGGCGTGACATGGGTAGCGTCGTGTTCCCGGGTGCTGAAGTGAAAGTCTATCTGGTCGCGGACCTGGCCGAGCGGGCTCGGCGCCGACTTCGCGATCAGGGGGTGAAGGAGCCGAGCGATGATGATGTCACGACACAATCCAGTTCCATCGCTGAGCGCGATCGGCACGACTCGGAACGCAAGCACTCGCCGCTGCGCATGCCCGAGGGAGCACACCTCCTGGACACCACGCGCCTCTCGTTCGCAGAGCAGGTCGAGTCGATTGTGACACGCGTGGATAGGCTGGATTGA